A single Lactuca sativa cultivar Salinas chromosome 8, Lsat_Salinas_v11, whole genome shotgun sequence DNA region contains:
- the LOC111916186 gene encoding probable CoA ligase CCL11: MDQLRPTSANSIALTPLTFLERAATVYGDCISIQYNNTTFTWTQTHRRCLQVASSLVGLGIQRGDVVSVLAFNLPAMYELQFAVPMSGAVLNNLNTRLDARTISVMLRHCEANMLFVDTHLRVVAEEAVARFPPGIRRPVVVLITDNVSVGNDGTKDKLVDSLTMLSCVGSVKDVDCVTTYEDLVEKGDSNFRWIRPVNEWDPMTINYTSGTTSSPKGVVHSHRAIFIITIDSLVDWSVPKEPVYLWTLPMFHSNGWSFTWGMAAVGGTNICLHKFTAEDVFSALNRHNVTHMCGAPVVLNMIANSPHARPLNNPVHFLTGGAPPPAAVVLRTEALGFIVSHGYGMTEVAGVVVSCAWKEKWNRLPVSNQSSLKARQGVRTLGLTEVNVLDPKSGLGVKHDGLTQGEIVLKGACLMLGYLKDPRATAMCMREDGWLYTGDVGVIHPDGYLEIKDRSKDVIITGGENVSSVEVESVLYTNPAVHEVAVVARPDKFWGETPCAFVSLMGKASMEELIKYCRERLPHYMVPKTVVFMEELPKTATGKIQKFTLRNIAKGMAPQFGNSSM; this comes from the exons ATGGATCAACTACGCCCCACATCCGCAAATTCAATTGCACTTACTCCTCTCACCTTCCTCGAGCGAGCTGCCACCGTTTATGGCGATTGCATTTCCATCCAATACAATAATACCACCTTCACATGGACACAGACCCACCGCCGCTGCCTCCAGGTTGCCTCCTCCCTCGTCGGACTTGGAATCCAGAGAGGGGACGTTGTGTCTGTTCTGGCATTTAATCTCCCCGCCATGTACGAGCTTCAGTTCGCTGTGCCAATGTCCGGTGCTGTTCTCAACAATCTCAATACTCGTCTTGATGCTCGGACAATCTCCGTCATGCTCCGCCACTGCGAGGCAAACATGTTGTTTGTTGATACTCATCTTAGAGTTGTTGCAGAGGAGGCTGTGGCGAGATTCCCGCCAGGGATACGGCGGCCGGTGGTGGTTCTCATTACGGATAATGTCAGTGTGGGTAATGACGGAACAAAAGATAAGCTAGTAg aTTCTCTAACTATGCTATCATGCGTGGGATCGGTGAAAGACGTTGACTGTGTGACGACCTATGAAGATTTAGTCGAGAAAGGTGACTCGAATTTCCGGTGGATTAGGCCTGTGAATGAGTGGGATCCGATGACAATTAACTACACCTCTGGAACTACATCATCCCCTAAAGGAGTCGTTCATTCTCATCGTGCAATTTTCATCATCACCATTGATTCTCTTGTAGACTGGTCGGTGCCTAAAGAACCAGTTTATTTATGGACGCTTCCGATGTTTCACTCCAACGGGTGGAGCTTCACCTGGGGAATGGCAGCCGTCGGTGGCACCAACATTTGTCTTCACAAGTTCACCGCCGAAGATGTCTTCTCCGCCTTGAATCGTCACAACGTCACCCACATGTGTGGTGCGCCGGTTGTCCTAAACATGATAGCAAACTCACCCCACGCTAGACCGTTAAACAACCCGGTTCATTTCTTGACAGGTGGAGCTCCGCCCCCCGCTGCCGTAGTCCTCCGTACTGAGGCTTTGGGTTTTATCGTCAGCCATGGGTACGGCATGACGGAGGTGGCAGGTGTAGTGGTTTCTTGTGCTTGGAAAGAAAAATGGAACCGGTTGCCGGTGAGTAACCAATCGAGTTTAAAAGCAAGACAAGGAGTGCGAACCCTAGGGTTGACTGAAGTCAATGTGTTGGACCCCAAGTCAGGACTCGGAGTCAAGCATGATGGGTTGACTCAGGGTGAAATTGTTCTGAAAGGCGCGTGTTTAATGCTGGGGTACTTGAAAGACCCACGCGCCACCGCCATGTGCATGAGAGAAGATGGGTGGTTGTACACGGGCGACGTGGGGGTGATACACCCAGATGGGTATCTAGAAATCAAAGACAGGTCAAAAGACGTGATCATAACCGGTGGCGAGAACGTGAGTAGTGTGGAGGTGGAATCTGTGTTGTATACGAATCCGGCGGTGCACGAGGTGGCGGTGGTGGCTCGGCCGGATAAATTTTGGGGTGAAACGCCATGTGCTTTTGTGAGTCTGATGGGAAAAGCGAGCATGGAAGAGCTAATAAAGTATTGCAGAGAGAGGTTGCCGCATTATATGGTGCCTAAGACGGTGGTGTTCATGGAGGAGCTGCCGAAGACAGCCACCGGAAAGATTCAGAAGTTTACTTTGCGAAATATAGCAAAGGGCATGGCCCCACAATTTGGAAACAGTAGTATGTAA